The Carassius carassius chromosome 16, fCarCar2.1, whole genome shotgun sequence genome window below encodes:
- the LOC132159283 gene encoding ribonuclease inhibitor-like, whose protein sequence is MGGVRKPDLGVKLLCTGLKDINCKLEILSLKNNCITEGGCHVLAAALNSNPSNLTELDLSRNQIGDSGVTEISSLLRNSQTLQILRLSDCSISEEGYKALSSALRSNPSHLIELDLTGNDPGESGVKQLSDLLQDPNCQLKTLRFLGPAADEGCQYVTGIVGKNLLLLRELDLSGRKLGDTGVNQISALLQDKHCTLNTLKLHVCDITDVSSLTQSLTNTKALQFLKELDLSDNEIGDSNQKLIDVLRDSNCELM, encoded by the exons ATGGGGGgtgtccgaaaacca gatttaggagtgaagctgctctgcACTGGACTTAAGGATATAAATTGCAAACTAGAGATACTGAG TCTGAAGAACAACTGTATCACAGAAGGAGGTTGTCATGTTCTGGCTGCAGCTCTAAATTCAAACCCTTCAAATCTgacagagctggatctgagcagGAATCaaataggagactctggagtgacagAAATCTCCAGTCTGCTGAGAAATTCACAGACACTACAGATACTCAG actttcagactgcagtatcagtgaagaaggttataaagctctgtcttcagctctgagatcaaacccttcacacctgatagagctggatctcacaggaaatgatcctggagaatcaggagtgaagcagctcagtgatttactacaggatccaaactgtcaactcaagacactgag gtttttgggtcctgctgcagatgaaggctgtcagtatgtgactggaattgtgggtaaaaacctgttactcctgagagagctggatctgagtggacgtaaactaggagacacaggagtgaatcagatctctgctctactgcaggataaacactgtacactcaacACACTGAA ACTTCATGTCTGTGACATTACAGATGTTTCTTCTTTAACTCAGTctttgacaaacacaaaagctctgcagtttctaaaagagcttGATCTGAGTGATAATGAGATTGGAGACTCAAACCAGAAGCTCATTGATGTGCTACGAGACTCAAACTGTGAACTGATGTGA